One stretch of Dehalobacter sp. DNA includes these proteins:
- the acsB gene encoding acetyl-CoA decarbonylase/synthase complex subunit alpha/beta, giving the protein MNLYSTIFAGAKQALDTAAEYVEKAISLKGREHKVAFPDTAYSLSLIYAITGKKIGTLGELEGALDLVRSLIVEKEQLREAENAGMAAAVSSEIIEALKYVMDEKPYEAPCMGFLTDAIIRGWGVGLVMDDIPGQAVIIGEFPDPESAAKVIKEYQAKGLLTFLVGKVINQAIEGGVKVGLEFRVMPLGYNMTSVIHVVTVTIRAALIFGALTPGDWEEFKRYTYKRLKAFINAVGPLSNYKVAAGAAAINLGFPVVTDQDVAEVPMKLITQKDYDKMAATSLEIRGIKIKITEIPIPVAFAAAFEGERIRKDAMFVEFGGSKTDSWELVTQREASEIEDHKIVLIGDDIDTVQQVPGRMPLAVLVEVAGKSMHSDFEPVLERRIHYFMNYIEGIMHVGQRDTTWIRISKDAYEKGFRLRHFGEVLYAKMLDEFGAVVDKCQITIITDAAKVKEVKAQQVVSKYAARDERIASLTDESVDTFYTCILCQSFAPSHVCIVTPERLGLCGAVSWLDSKATFELDPTGPCQPITKGLVDDPVKGIWQEVNKTVERHSQGALSQITLYSLLEDPMTSCGCFECIAGIMPEANGIVIVNREFSGVSPVGMTFGELASMTGGGVQTPGFMGHGRQFISSKKFISAEGGPGRIVWMPKELKEFVADKLNATAKEMYGIDNFVDMICDETIASESEAVLEYLSEKGHPALTMDPLM; this is encoded by the coding sequence ATGAATTTATATAGCACCATATTTGCAGGCGCCAAGCAGGCTCTCGATACTGCTGCCGAATATGTTGAAAAAGCAATCTCCTTAAAAGGAAGAGAGCATAAAGTTGCTTTTCCGGACACCGCTTACTCCCTGTCCCTTATTTATGCCATTACCGGCAAAAAAATAGGCACCCTGGGAGAACTTGAAGGTGCTTTAGACCTTGTCAGAAGCCTTATTGTGGAAAAAGAGCAGCTTCGAGAAGCAGAGAATGCCGGTATGGCAGCTGCTGTCTCTTCCGAAATTATTGAAGCTTTAAAGTATGTCATGGACGAAAAGCCCTATGAAGCTCCGTGCATGGGTTTTCTGACGGATGCGATTATCCGCGGCTGGGGTGTTGGTCTCGTAATGGACGATATCCCGGGGCAGGCGGTTATCATTGGTGAGTTTCCGGACCCCGAATCAGCCGCCAAAGTCATCAAAGAATACCAAGCTAAAGGGCTTTTAACCTTCCTTGTCGGTAAGGTCATCAATCAGGCCATTGAAGGCGGGGTCAAAGTAGGACTTGAGTTCAGGGTCATGCCTTTAGGTTATAACATGACCTCTGTAATCCACGTCGTTACGGTAACCATCCGCGCTGCCTTAATCTTCGGAGCCTTGACCCCCGGCGACTGGGAAGAATTCAAGCGTTATACCTATAAAAGATTGAAAGCTTTTATCAATGCCGTAGGCCCTTTAAGCAATTACAAAGTTGCTGCAGGCGCAGCAGCGATTAACCTTGGCTTCCCAGTTGTAACCGACCAGGATGTTGCCGAAGTCCCGATGAAGCTTATCACCCAAAAAGATTACGATAAAATGGCTGCAACTTCCCTTGAGATCAGAGGCATTAAGATAAAGATCACAGAAATTCCTATTCCGGTTGCTTTTGCTGCTGCTTTTGAAGGAGAGAGAATCAGAAAAGATGCTATGTTTGTTGAATTCGGCGGCAGCAAAACAGATTCCTGGGAGCTTGTTACGCAAAGAGAAGCCAGTGAGATTGAGGATCATAAGATTGTGCTCATTGGTGACGATATTGACACCGTACAGCAGGTACCCGGAAGAATGCCTCTGGCAGTACTCGTCGAAGTAGCCGGCAAGAGCATGCATTCAGATTTTGAACCGGTTCTGGAAAGAAGAATTCACTATTTTATGAACTATATTGAAGGCATCATGCACGTCGGCCAGAGAGACACCACCTGGATTCGTATCAGCAAGGATGCTTACGAAAAAGGCTTCAGACTACGCCATTTTGGTGAAGTGCTGTATGCCAAGATGCTGGACGAGTTTGGCGCAGTCGTGGATAAATGTCAGATTACAATTATCACTGATGCTGCCAAAGTCAAAGAAGTAAAGGCCCAGCAGGTGGTTTCCAAGTATGCAGCAAGAGACGAACGTATTGCCAGTCTGACTGATGAAAGTGTCGACACTTTTTATACCTGTATTCTCTGCCAGTCCTTTGCCCCTTCCCATGTGTGCATTGTTACACCGGAAAGACTAGGATTATGCGGCGCCGTAAGCTGGCTTGATTCCAAAGCTACTTTTGAGCTCGATCCAACCGGTCCTTGTCAGCCAATTACCAAAGGTCTTGTTGATGATCCCGTCAAAGGTATCTGGCAAGAAGTCAACAAAACCGTGGAACGGCACTCCCAAGGCGCTTTGAGCCAGATCACGCTGTATAGTTTACTGGAAGATCCGATGACTTCCTGCGGCTGCTTTGAATGTATCGCCGGCATAATGCCGGAAGCCAATGGCATTGTCATCGTGAACAGAGAGTTTTCCGGCGTATCTCCGGTAGGTATGACATTCGGCGAACTGGCTTCCATGACAGGCGGCGGCGTTCAGACTCCCGGATTTATGGGACATGGCAGACAGTTTATTTCCTCTAAGAAATTCATCTCAGCTGAGGGCGGTCCCGGACGTATTGTCTGGATGCCGAAAGAACTCAAGGAATTCGTTGCTGACAAACTGAATGCAACTGCGAAAGAAATGTATGGAATTGATAACTTTGTCGATATGATTTGCGATGAAACCATCGCTTCAGAGTCCGAAGCAGTCTTAGAGTATCTAAGTGAAAAAGGCCACCCTGCACTAACAATGGATCCGCTGATGTAG
- the acsV gene encoding corrinoid activation/regeneration protein AcsV: MFKVKFMPENTVVIAKLGETLFDAARKAGIFLDAPCNGLGSCGKCKLKVLKGSVNFRKSHHITESELAQGFVLACNSKINGDITVEVPAIQTSVLSGMKVEDLAGTKDQHIIDSVINMAAKNHILFSSPVQKVYMELDLPSLDDCLSDWDRIQRHLLKNSAYHKVVCQLPILKKIPHILRENDFQATVTYFAETSERIRVINIEPGDTSDKLYGVAIDVGTTSVAAILVDLHNGQIIAKSSAGNAQIRYGADVISRIIHSTKKNGLQELTNAIIKETINPLLKKMRQEIGISKDAISVIVASGNTTMMHLMLGVYPDYLRKDPYIPAFLSSEYLKAGDLGLEAYAESIIYILPSVSSYVGGDITAGVLASGLWSEDQNILFMDLGTNGEIVFGNKDFLLTCACSAGPAFEGGEISSGMRAAPGAIENIKIDRKTFEPTIDTIDNQLPLGLCGSGIIDAIAEMFKAGIIDSRGRLNRHLKTHRIRSDEYGIGEYVLAFSREYHIPKDITITEIDLENFIRAKGAVYSAVVVLLKSMGMDYSGIDKIYIAGGIGTNINMNNSITIGLFPDLPVEKFEYLGNSSLLGSYLTLQSTDARKKAEDIASHMTYLELSADSSYMGEFISACFLPHTEIERFPTVKNQRKIV, from the coding sequence ATGTTTAAAGTAAAATTTATGCCTGAAAACACCGTTGTGATTGCCAAATTAGGTGAGACGCTGTTCGATGCGGCCCGCAAAGCTGGTATCTTCCTTGATGCGCCTTGTAATGGACTCGGATCATGCGGCAAATGCAAGCTAAAGGTTCTTAAAGGCAGTGTAAATTTTCGTAAAAGCCATCACATTACTGAATCTGAACTAGCACAGGGTTTTGTTTTAGCATGTAATTCCAAAATTAACGGTGATATCACTGTTGAGGTACCGGCGATCCAAACGTCCGTCTTAAGCGGTATGAAAGTTGAAGATTTGGCTGGAACAAAAGATCAGCATATCATCGACAGCGTTATTAACATGGCTGCCAAGAATCATATTCTGTTTAGCTCTCCAGTTCAAAAGGTCTATATGGAGTTAGACCTGCCAAGCCTTGATGACTGCCTCTCCGACTGGGACAGAATCCAAAGACATCTGCTTAAAAACAGCGCTTATCACAAAGTCGTCTGCCAACTGCCTATCCTCAAAAAAATCCCTCATATTCTAAGGGAAAATGATTTTCAGGCGACCGTAACGTATTTCGCAGAAACCAGCGAGCGAATCAGAGTCATTAATATTGAGCCCGGAGATACATCCGACAAGCTGTATGGGGTAGCTATAGATGTAGGCACTACATCTGTAGCTGCCATTCTGGTCGATCTTCATAACGGACAGATTATTGCCAAATCCTCTGCCGGAAACGCCCAGATCAGATATGGCGCTGATGTGATCAGCAGAATTATCCACTCAACCAAAAAAAATGGCTTACAGGAATTAACCAATGCAATTATCAAAGAAACAATTAATCCTTTGCTTAAGAAAATGAGACAGGAAATTGGTATTTCCAAAGACGCGATCAGCGTGATCGTCGCCTCAGGAAATACAACCATGATGCACCTCATGCTCGGGGTTTATCCGGACTATTTGCGGAAGGATCCCTATATTCCCGCTTTCCTTAGTTCTGAATACCTTAAAGCTGGCGACCTCGGATTAGAGGCTTATGCTGAAAGCATTATCTACATATTGCCTTCAGTATCAAGCTATGTTGGCGGAGACATTACTGCCGGCGTGCTCGCTTCTGGCCTGTGGTCGGAAGATCAAAATATTCTTTTTATGGACTTAGGTACCAATGGTGAAATTGTTTTTGGCAATAAAGACTTCTTGCTCACTTGTGCCTGTTCAGCCGGACCTGCATTTGAAGGCGGAGAAATAAGTTCCGGAATGCGTGCGGCACCAGGCGCGATTGAAAATATCAAGATCGATAGAAAAACTTTTGAACCTACTATAGATACAATTGATAATCAACTGCCGCTCGGCTTATGCGGCTCAGGGATCATCGACGCCATAGCCGAAATGTTCAAGGCAGGGATCATTGACAGCCGGGGCCGTCTGAACCGCCATCTGAAAACCCACCGTATCCGTTCTGATGAATATGGGATCGGCGAATATGTGCTGGCTTTCAGCAGAGAATACCATATCCCCAAAGATATCACGATTACCGAAATTGATCTGGAAAATTTTATTCGGGCCAAAGGTGCTGTCTACTCTGCCGTGGTCGTATTATTAAAAAGCATGGGTATGGATTATTCCGGAATAGACAAAATATATATAGCTGGTGGGATCGGCACGAATATCAATATGAATAACTCAATTACGATTGGGCTTTTCCCGGACCTTCCGGTCGAAAAGTTTGAATATCTCGGCAATAGTTCCTTGTTAGGCAGTTATCTGACTCTGCAAAGCACTGACGCCAGAAAAAAAGCCGAGGATATTGCCTCCCATATGACTTACCTTGAACTCAGTGCCGACAGCTCCTACATGGGAGAATTCATATCTGCCTGTTTCCTTCCCCACACTGAAATTGAAAGATTCCCAACCGTTAAGAACCAGCGAAAAATCGTCTAA
- a CDS encoding CooT family nickel-binding protein, with protein MCESNAYVLTPNGEKMVMENVANMKVDSGKIFLTGLLGDEKTISGIIQEIKLLEHKILITEKA; from the coding sequence ATGTGTGAATCTAACGCTTATGTTCTGACTCCTAATGGAGAGAAAATGGTTATGGAAAATGTTGCGAACATGAAGGTTGACTCTGGTAAGATCTTTTTAACAGGTTTATTGGGAGACGAAAAAACAATTAGCGGCATCATTCAGGAAATAAAACTCTTGGAACATAAAATCCTGATCACTGAAAAAGCGTAA
- a CDS encoding DUF3786 domain-containing protein: MPDTPMHYEYIRAKLKDCDPVEISRKSGATYDRQKQEFRVLLMGTTYFVSYPSGEICDSDGAKITNFPVLTLILRYLVNAKGTAPTQRDITYREVSGGQVYYPNFYGRCIMRLARMFGKDFPALERGMQKQNAVKTTYGDLSYRFQFINNIYVTFILWNGDEEFPAGANILFDANTPDYFNAEDHAVVCDIALSFLKELAK, encoded by the coding sequence GTGCCTGATACACCTATGCACTATGAATATATTCGCGCGAAACTCAAAGACTGTGACCCTGTGGAAATATCCCGGAAATCGGGAGCAACGTATGACAGGCAAAAGCAAGAGTTTCGTGTTTTATTAATGGGCACAACTTATTTTGTCTCCTACCCTTCAGGGGAAATCTGTGATTCTGACGGTGCCAAAATTACAAACTTTCCGGTTCTAACATTAATCCTGCGTTACCTGGTCAACGCCAAGGGTACAGCACCTACCCAAAGGGACATCACCTATCGGGAAGTCTCGGGCGGACAGGTTTACTACCCGAATTTTTACGGCCGTTGTATCATGCGGCTTGCCAGGATGTTCGGCAAGGATTTTCCTGCCTTGGAACGCGGGATGCAAAAGCAGAATGCAGTGAAAACAACGTACGGAGACCTAAGTTATCGTTTTCAGTTTATTAACAATATTTATGTCACCTTTATTCTCTGGAACGGCGATGAGGAATTTCCAGCGGGAGCCAATATTCTTTTTGATGCCAATACACCAGATTACTTTAATGCTGAAGATCATGCTGTTGTCTGCGATATTGCGCTAAGCTTTTTGAAGGAACTTGCGAAGTAA
- a CDS encoding cobalamin-dependent protein (Presence of a B(12) (cobalamin)-binding domain implies dependence on cobalamin itself, in one of its several forms, or in some unusual lineages, dependence on a cobalamin-like analog.) gives MIDLKVLTNAVGDLDEDKLMGMLNDFVASKPTEEEAQSVVTACQRGMAKVGELFESGEYFVGDLIFAGELLTQSIDILKPVIGCDESAKVGKIVLATVEGDLHDIGKNIFRSMSEAAGFEVFDLGIDQSPSAFIEKVKEVQPDIVGMSGVLTLALEAMKRTVDELKAAGVRDSLKIIIGGNPVTEEACRQIGADAFTTNAAEGVKICQSWVK, from the coding sequence ATGATTGATCTGAAAGTGTTAACAAATGCCGTAGGTGACCTAGACGAAGATAAACTGATGGGGATGCTGAATGACTTTGTTGCATCAAAACCTACCGAAGAAGAGGCTCAGTCCGTCGTTACGGCCTGCCAGCGGGGGATGGCAAAAGTAGGCGAACTGTTTGAAAGCGGCGAATACTTTGTAGGCGATTTGATTTTTGCTGGTGAGCTCTTAACCCAGTCCATCGATATCCTGAAACCGGTAATCGGCTGCGACGAATCCGCCAAAGTAGGCAAGATCGTACTGGCCACTGTCGAAGGTGATTTGCATGATATCGGCAAGAACATTTTCAGAAGCATGTCTGAAGCAGCCGGATTTGAAGTCTTTGATTTGGGAATCGACCAAAGCCCAAGCGCCTTCATTGAAAAAGTCAAAGAAGTACAGCCTGATATCGTAGGGATGAGCGGTGTACTGACGCTAGCCCTGGAAGCGATGAAAAGGACGGTAGATGAATTGAAGGCTGCTGGTGTGCGTGACAGCCTCAAAATTATTATTGGCGGAAACCCTGTAACAGAAGAAGCCTGCAGGCAAATTGGTGCAGATGCATTTACCACGAATGCAGCCGAAGGTGTTAAGATTTGCCAGAGCTGGGTAAAGTAA